The window GCGAAACATCCTGAAGAAAGGCTCCCTGATAATCCTCTGCTGCTCTTGATCATGACGTCTCTCTCGGTAGCATGGGGAAACAACAACACTTCTGACGGAGGAGATCAAACTATGGTACACTTGAAGACGAACAAGGGGACAATCGTCCTCAAACTGAATCACGAGAAAGCACCCAAGACCGTGGAGAATTTTCTCTCCTACGTTCGGGATGGCTTTTATGACGGAACTATTTTTCACCGGGTTATCGATGGTTTTATGATCCAGGGTGGTGGTTTCACCGCAGAGATGGAACAAAAAACCACAGGCGAGCCCATCGAGAACGAAGCGGACAACGGCCTGAAAAACGACACCTACACTGTCGCTATGGCCCGCACTCAGGATCCCAACTCAGCCACGGCGCAGTTTTTCATAAACGTAAAAGACAACGCCTTTTTGAATCACTCGGCCCCCACGATGCAGGGATGGGGATATGCCGTCTTTGGATCGGTCTGCGAGGGAACGGACGTGGTGAACGCTATTAAGGCAGTTCCCACGGGCTCGGTGGGCTTCTATCAGGATGTCCCCAAG is drawn from Dethiosulfovibrio peptidovorans and contains these coding sequences:
- a CDS encoding peptidylprolyl isomerase, which translates into the protein MVHLKTNKGTIVLKLNHEKAPKTVENFLSYVRDGFYDGTIFHRVIDGFMIQGGGFTAEMEQKTTGEPIENEADNGLKNDTYTVAMARTQDPNSATAQFFINVKDNAFLNHSAPTMQGWGYAVFGSVCEGTDVVNAIKAVPTGSVGFYQDVPKEPVIILKATILPKN